The DNA segment CCAGGGCGCTTATcatccctgtgtccccagcatagAGCCGTCCACCCCAGTCACCCAGACTCTTTGGGTGGGGGCGGACTGGGGTTCACTTGTCCCCCTCGTCCCCTCAGGCAAGGGAGCGGGGAGGCGGGGGTCAAATAATATGACATTTTAGTGTCAGAGTTGAAATCCCGGATTCTGgatccaggctgcctgggtttgaatccctgcgCAGTTACTTtcgggctgtgtgaccttgggcaattggtttaacttctctgagccacaGATTCTTTATCTGCAAAGCGGGCATAGTAATAAATCTAGGGTTGTTTTGATGCTGAAAGGAGATTATCTGTGTGAAGTGTtcagcccagtgtctggcacatagtaattatTGCCAACTTTTGCCAGGCGTCTACTGTTATTACCAAAGTTGTTTGGCAAGTGAGCTGAGCCTAGGGCAGCCTGTGAGAATAGCCAGTGGCTGATTCACAGGGTGGGGGCACAGGAGACTCGGACTGACCTTGGGGCAGTCCCTGGGGTTCTCTGCCTGTGCCAGCTTCCTCTTCTGCACAGGGGAACCTGGGGGGTGCTGGTGCGAGTTTCCTCTCCGGGAGGACCGTGGTGTAATGGGAGGCTGGTGGAGGGTGAGGTGACACTGGCTGCAGAGCTGGGCACAGCCCAGTGATTGTCAGTCTCCCATCCGCATCCCCACTGTTCCTGCCCAGGCTTTTGGAGGGCAGGGGCCTGTGTGATGCTTCCTTGGGTTCCAGTGCCTGCtcaggcctggcacagagcagatatGCCACCTGCCCCCTTGTCATGCCCCGTCCTCCCCACAGTCCTATGTTTCTAATCAGAAACTGGGCAGGAAATGTTTCCGGTTTGTGAAGTGGGGTCCCCCGAAGAGACAGAGCCTGGTTTGCTGGCATACCTGATGGCTTTGTTGGGGGAAGGGGCATGGCTTCACCCCTGCGGAGGTGGTGCGTCCCTGTAAGCAGGGCAGCCCCAGAAGGTGGAGGCTGcagggggggaggggtggcaagCTGGTGTCCAGCTGGGCTGGGTGACACTCATGATGTGCCCAGTTAAGCGAGAAGAAGGTAGCAGCGGCGTGTCCCTGAGGAAGGCGCTATTTGTGGCACTGGGCCTGGACCAGGCCCTGTACCCTCCTGGGAGCAGGTCCTTTCGGGGGGAGTGAGGGGCGACCCTGTAACACCCAGGAAGGTGTGGTACCTGGTGACACACAAACCCGGTGGCCCCATAGCCCTTCTGTTTTCACATTTCTTATCACTTCTCAGCCTCCCCACAACCTGGCTGCTGAGGTCAAGGCCTCTTTCCCATTTTGCAGGCTGAGAAACTGAGGCCATTAGGAGCAGCTTGCTTGGCTGCGTCACAACAGCTAATTATAGTGAGTGGAGGGATGGTGTGGGTCAAAGGAGGGGACTCTAATCTGCTCTGCTGCTGGCTGGGCTCCACTGGGCCTTGAGTGTGAGAAGGGACCTGTGGAGTGGGGTTAAGGCTTCATTTTGGGGTCCCCTGAAGAGGCAGGGGTAACTAGAACCCAACCCAACATTGGAGAAGACCTAAGCCGTGGGCCTCCGCGGGCAGCAGGACAGTGGGGGACGCCTGCGCTCAGCTTGCTGGTGGCTGATGCAGGGTCTGTCCTTTGAACCCATCgtggttgggggtggggcacgGGGAGAGGTCAGAGGGGTGGTGTCCACAGACGCTGGGCTTTAGAAAGCTTGTTGAGATCCATCTGAGGGAGGTGGGAGCGGGAGGGTGGAAGGAGGGTGGAGGGTTGGCACTGTGTGTTTGGGGGATCCAGATGGCCTTGGGCTTCCAGTGCCAGCTTTCGTCCTGAGGGAGCTGGCAAGGAGATGCTACAGAGGTTGGGGGGAGCATGGCCCGTCGCCCACCCCTAGAGTGCCCGGAGACTACAGTCCTCGGCTGTGCTCTGGCTCCCAGGCTGGCCTGACCCTCTGCACTTAGAAGACCCCTCCCTTTATTCTGCTGGGCCCCACTTCTGGGTCCCATCCTCCTTTATTCTGTCCAAGTTCACTCTTGGATGATCCATTCAAGCTCTCCacgccttagtttcctcacctgtgaaacttGGATGGTAGCAGTGAGCAGCGCTAGCCACGGGCTTGTTGGGAGGAGTAGATGATGGTATGGAATAAGTGTTAACTGCTTTGGTGATTGTTCTAAGGGGGTCCAGGTTTCCCATGTGCCATCCTGGGCGTCTACCCAGCCCAAGCTGTGGTCCTCCGCGTCCTGCCCTGTGTGCTTTCCTGGATCAGGGTGAGGGGTCAGCTGACTTGCAGGAGACATCTTAGCTCggaagggtaggagggaggccCTGAAGAGATGAAGCAAGGGGTGGGGTCCAGCCCAGGCCAAGAGGGTTCAGAGGGAACTGGCCGGCCGCCCTCATGCTTCAGGTTCCTCTGGGATCTGCATCACAGTGgcatcttccctcccctcccctccccacagctcgTGCAGGGACAGCTGCCCCTCCGTGGGCTTGGGCCAGGCCTGCCTGGGACCCACTTGCACACGTGGCTCCTACCCCCATGCTCAGCCTGCAGTCTGTCCTTCCACGCAGGCTGCCAGCTCCCTTGAGGGGACCCGTGGTGGCTTCAAGATTCGGGGGCATTCGGGGTGGGGGCTGCTGACCGTGATCCCCATGCAAGCAAGGTCTCCTCTGATTACTGCCTCCCCGGGCTTGGAGTGGTCGgtcagcagacatttattgagcacctgctgtgtgctggtAATAGGGCTGGGGATCCAGCAGTGGGCAAGATGGACAGTGTCCTCCTACAGCCTCAGAGTCCACTGCGGGAAGGAGACGGCAGCCAGGGAAACACCTTCCCTCACCCAAGAGAATTTCAGGTGGCAGAGCGCCAGGAAATAAGAGGAAGTAGTACGAGACGATGGCCAGTGGGGGTGGGCTGTGTCTGGCTCCTGGGTGATCTGGGAAGGCAGCCCCCAAGAGGCACCTTCTGAGAAAGTCCCGTCTGATGGGAAGGAACCAGTCACGGGACACTCAGGGAAGAacactccaggcagaaggaacagaacGTGCAGAGGCCTTGAGGTATGAGGCAGAAGGGTGTGAAGAAGCTGGGGAAGTAGAGAATTTGGATTCTCTGCTGGTACCAgggagggttctgagcaggggatgacatgatcagattttttAACAGATAGGTTCTCAGGAAATACTTGCTGAGTGAAGGAACAAACACATTCAAGGGAGGGCCAGGGACTGCAGGCAAGGCATGACTGTGGCCTGGTCACCTGGCTCTACCCGCTCCTCCTGacctggggcaggggcagcagaCAGGGTTTTGAGGTCACCACTCCTCTCAGAGGGTCCTTGGAGCTGGGGCTACCTCTGCCTCAGTTTGCTGGTTGGTGGTTGGTCGTTGGTCCCGGGACCgcttgtcccccacccccaggactcAGAGGCACTTCCTGGGCTCCTCAGCTGGTTTGGCCCCTGGGGTCCCCCCTCCCCAGGTCTTGCTGCCATTGTTTGATTTCCCACTTCCTGTCCCTGAaccacccccctcctccccaaacaTACACACTTCCCCTTCTGAATTGATACTGACTTGCCTTCCTGTCCAGGAACCCAGGGGGAGGGCAGGCACCCCAGCAGGCGCTGGGCACAAGGGCCAGTGGAGAGGGTGAGGCGGGGAGGGACAGGCAGCTAGGTGTGCTCCCGAGCGGGACGAGAGCACAGGGGTTGGGGCAGGTTCACCCAGCTGCAGCCAGCAGGCTCTCTGGGGGTTGGGGGCATCACCTGCTCCATGCGGAGGCCCAAGAGGACAGGCTGAGCAGAGTTGTGGGAGCTGATGGTAGCCCTGATGGTGGCAGGGGAGAGGCCAGCAGGACCTGTGCACTGGGTGGGCACAGAAGTGTGCAGGGCCACTCACGGAGCACACAGCCCAACAGGGGAGGCAGGTGCCAACCCGATGGCCCTGACACAGACGCCAGGGTTGCACGTTGAGGCTGGTgccctggagggagggaaggagtgagtGCAGCCACAGGACGAAGAGGACTTCCTGGACCATGGGGTCAGGAAGGCTCCCCGCCTGAGCTGGAGTTAACCAGGGCAGCCTCCACATGTTGATGTTTGTCTGGGGTCTTTGGGGAGCTGTCCCATGCCATGTGAGAGGTTtaccagcatccctggtctccatCCACTTGATACCAGTAGCACCTACACACACACCAGCTGTtataatcaaaaatgtctccagacgttgccacatgtcccctggggggcacgGTTGCCCccacttgagaaccactgcacaaGTGTAAGGGGAGCAGAGCATTTGGGCAGAGGGACCTGGCTGGGCAAAGGTCTGCAGGTAGGAAGGAGCATGGGGTcagcaggagaggagcaggggTGGAGATGCTTCATCAGGTCCCGTAGGTGACTGTAGGGACTTGGGATCTTTCCTCTGAGTGACAGGGGCACTGGCTGCAATGGCCCCCACAGGTGGACCAGGGAGCCTGTTGAGAGTGATGGCAGCGGCTTGACCCTGGGGGCAGTAAGAAGGGGGAAGACTCCAGGGAtgtcgccccccccccccgactaGGACCCCTCTGCACAGGTGGGCGTGGGAGCAGGGCAGTTCTGggggtctttagggttttctcaggGCCCGGTCCCCGGACAGACTCAGGGGTGTTGACTTAGCTGCCTTTGACCTTCAGGCGAACCTggccttggggtgggggtggagggctcCCTGGTGTGGATAAGAATCATTTCTAATTAAGGCTGTCATTGCTCAAGGAGGGCAGGTTCCATCCTGTCTGGAGGGAAAACCTTCCGCTTCCAATGATGTCTACCTGCACTGATGTCTGTCTTCTCCAGAAAAACCAGATTCAGACAGCTGAGCATCGACTCTGCCCACCCTGTGCCCAGGTGTTGCAGGCATCCTCGTAACCACCTGGGTGTTAGTTACTATTATTTGCTCCGTTTACGGTCAGgcaggagaaattttaaaagtgcaaGGTCTTGGCACCCAGGGGTGCCACCACCTCCAACCTCAGTGGGTTGTTGCTGTCTGGGCCTTGGGGCATGTACACCCCTCCCCGCCGCCACCCAAACCAGCTGATCTCCAGCTGCAGCCACTCCTCGCACTTGCCAGTGGGCCCTCCTGTCTTCAGAGCCTTAGCAGACAGTGTTCCCCTGCCGGGAAGCTCTTCAGGGTCTGGCTTTCCCGCACATCTCGGCATCAGCATCACCTCCCTGAGTTTTGCCTGCCCCGCCCAGTTTAGCATCAAGGCATCTGGTCCCCTATGTTCCCAGCATTACATTCCTGCATTTGTAGCGACAGGTGTTTGGCATATTGATCCGTTTGCGGTCTGGCTCCTGCACCAAGACGCCGGCAGCGGCTGGTCTGTCCcactctcccctgccctcccctaaGTTTTTCCAGAGCCAGGTCAGCTACAGCTTCTTTGTGGGCAAAGACTGTTGTCGGCTGCACTCTCTCACAGGTGCTCCTGAAGACTCGTTGAGCTATGTATGTCCCGTTGTCCCGTTCACGAGAGGGGCTGATGTCATTTCCCTGCTTTTGAATCCCTCATCTCTGGCCGTCTTGaagcactttattattattattttaatttatttatttttggctgcattgggtcttcgttgctgcgcacaggctttcgctagttgtggcgagcgggggctactcttcggtgcggtacgcgggcttctcatcgcggtggcttctcatgttgcggagcatgggctgtaggcgcacgggcttcagtatttgtggctcgcgggcttagttgctctgcggcatgtgggatcttcccagaccagggctcgaacccgtgtccccgcattggcaggtggattcttaaccactgcgccaccagggaagtccttgaagcACTTTCAAGCTGTGAGCAGTTACTGAACACCTAGTGGTGCTGGACTTCTAGAACATTCACCTTAAACAGACCCTCTTTCAGCCTCTGCTGCAGTGGTGATGGAGGTCTCGGGTGCCCCCTCTCAGGTTCCTGAGAAGCCTGTCAGGTTCCTGGCTGAGCGAGGATGACTGCCTGTCTGGTAGCAGAGGCACTGAAGGTATTAAATGGAAGTGGCTGGGTTGAGTGAGGAGAACGCTGGTAGCATCGTAAACAAAAACACCCAGCAAATGCCAACCAGTCTGTTTCTCACTAGGATGCGGGCAGGATGGTCAGGCTTAAGAACTGATTAAAAATAGACCCCATGGAAGAGCAGGCCCGAGCGTGTGAGCTGTCAGGGTCCCCAGCGGAGTCCCCAGTGTAGCCTCATCTTGCTCTTTCTTTCAGGGCTCTCGTGTCCAGCCTGGGTTCCAGCCTCACTGAGCCGTCCCCACCAAGACCTTCCTGCAGAGGGCCCCCCCCGCTCAAGCGCTAACCATGTCCATCATGGACCACAGCCCCACCACCGGTGTGGTCACGGTTATTGTCATCCTCATCGCCATCGCTGCCCTGGGGGCCTTGATCCTGGGCTGCTGGTGCTACCTGCGGCTGCAGCGCATCAGCCAGTCAGAGGACGAGGAGAGCATCGTGGGGGATGGCGAGACCAAGGAGCCCTTCCTGCTAGTGCAGTACTCGGCCAAGGGACCGTGCGTGGAGAGGAAGGCCAAGCTGACCCCCAACGGCCCTGAAGTCCACGGCTGAGCCGGGATGCGGAGGCTCCTGGACCTGTCTGCCGCCAGCCAAGAGGCGCAGTAGGGGCGAAACCACAGACGTGCTACCATCTGAGAGGAAGGGTTGACGCTTGCTGGCATGGCCTCACCGGACTTCGTCATCGCATGCACCGACTCCTGGGGTCCCGGCGGTCCTGAGCCAGGGCTCAGTGGCACTGGGCAACCCCTCAGCCTCCTGGTAGGACTGCCCATTGCAGGCAGTGGGCAGGCCTGACCTTGCTGGGGCTCATGGCCCCACAGCGCTTTTGTTACTTGAATGTTTAGCTGAGCCTGTTTTTGATGGAGCTACTACTGTAACGCGTGAGCTCACAAGCCTGTGAACTGTAAATAGGCCCCAAAAGCACGTGCTTAAGCCTCtcttgctgattttttaaaaaatatagagcaCATGGGACTGTCCGTACTAACGCTGAGCTGAGTCAAGGCGGGAGGGGGGGTCTTAGACTTGTAAGGCCCACATTGCACTTGGCGGGGGCCTCAGATACACGTGTGTATGTAGAGAACGTGACACGTCGGCTTTAAGTCTCGCAGCTAACCTGTTGGGGTGCTTTGGCGATTTCTGCTTTGTGAGCAATGAATGGGAGCAGCAGCACGTCCCGCCCTCTCCTGCTCTAGGTAGATGAGGTTGTAAATGCCAGTTCCTGTTGCTAGTGGAGTGATTGCAAGGAAGCTACTGCAGCTGCTTGGGAGCCGGTGAAGGACGAGTCAGGGCCCGAGGCCCGAGTCCCAAGGCTGCCAGGCGTCCTAGTGGCCGAGCAGTTTCTGGCCCCCGTGGTCTTGAGCATGCTGagcaccctgccccccacccagctTTACTGAGCACAGGCTTCGCTAGAAACACCAGAGCCGCGGTGGCTACCTGAATCCCAAACTCAGTTGGCCCAGGAAGGACAGAacattgtggtttttgtttgttgttgtatTTAATATCTTCTGCActggagggggtggtggggggtgcTTGGTTTCTTCCCCCTGCCCTTTTCACAAATTCGCTTCCTTTCCTCCCAGATTCCCACCCACCTGCTGGGTCCTGGATTTCATTTTCCACCTCCTAGGTGGGCCACCTAGGAGGGTACCCTGACCTTACTCTGAGAGCGCCAAGTGTCACCCTTGTGTGCCTGTACACACAGGAGCCCCCAGCAGCCTGTGCTTAGTGGGCacccaggggagggggctgggggaagagggagttTCAGGTTCAGGATTTGGTTTTCGAAAAGGTGAGGAGTTTGGTGGCTCTTGGTCAGGCCAGTGattcccaccctgcccctccGAGATGTCCCTTGTGTATACTTCAGTGAACTTGCTTAGGTTTTTAATCCCACCACTGTAAGCACACCCTAAACTATCATGATTAAAATGTGATTTGTGTCTGCATCCTCGGGAATAAACTGGAGGCCAGCTCTGGGTGAGCTGGGGAGCGCTGGCCCTCAGCACTTGAGCTGCCTTGCCAGCAGCATGGGCAGGGAGCTCCCAGGTCGCCAGGGGCTGCCCCCTATTCCCAGCTCCCCCTCAAAGCTCTGGCCTCCTGGTCGGGCGGAAGGCGGCTCCTCTGGCCTCATCCAAATCTCCTCTAAAAAGCATGTTGAACTAATCAACTTTCTAGAACCCCTAGTAGGGAGCTTAAGGAACACTCCTTTTAGCGGCGTACCCCTAAATTAACGGTCAAACATTAAGGTGTATagcttggggggaggggaggagtagCTAGTTAGGCCATTTGAGCTGAAGGCAGGATTGAGACAGCACAGGTGGGCTACTAAGGAATCCTTAGGAGGCAGCCGGGCTTTAGTACAGGGGAGGAAATGCCTTTGGCCCCCACCTGGGGATGGCCAAGCATGAGTCAGGTTGGAGACTAGCAGAAGGCCCTGTAAGCAGCACACAGGGTGTGGGCGGGAGGAGGGGTCAGAAGTTCTAAAGGGGTCAACTGGAAGGTCAGGGAGAAGGTGTGTTTCCTAATGAAGGACATAAGAAAAATGGGGCAGGTGTAGGGGTGTTCGATCCATTCCCCTCACATTTCAGAACTTCAGGCTTTCTACCTCTACTTTCTGCAGCCGGCAGCCTGCACCTAAGGCTGTCTGTCCTTTACCCAAGTAACCGAGGAGCTCCCGGGCCTTGCATTTTCAGTCCCTGAGCCTGACCCTGAAAATGACCATTGCTTGACTGTCAAACTCACCCTGAGCTTCTTACCATGGCCGGTGCAGTTTCGGTTTTGAAAAGATGAGGCATCACTTTCTCCTCAGTTTCAGTCCTGGAGGTTCCTTATCCCACGACATCTGTGCCATTTGCATCAGGCCCATCAGCACGGTGTCAGTGCCAGGTGAGGGTCAAGGGCATGGTGGGGCACTAGTGGGGTCTCTGGAGGCAAGTGGAAGTGCCTGCAGAACTGGTGACCAACCACATAACACCTCTCACTGTTCTTGGTCAACAGCTACTTTTTTTTAGCATAGACACCAGAGCCACACACTCAAATGGCTTAGTTAAGTTATGACCTCTCATTGAATTCTTTCTGAATAGCCCAACTGTTGTGTCCAAGTTTTCTGACTAGTCAGTCAGGACATTAGCCTTTCATTCTGCATGTCATCGCAGAAGCAACAgcagggggatggggagggaacgCCGACGCTGAGCCACTAAAATATGGACTAACTTTTCAGACAAATCTTCAAGTGGACTGTGCTACTGTTTTTGTCTCAAAGCTACCAAGTTTGTGCAATAAGTGGAGGGGATGTCATCCCTGTTCAATAAAAGCTGAATGACATTCAAGCTGATTTTCTAGACCACTGAGAAAATCTTTATTTACaataaatttcaataaaatttgcATAAATATATTCGCAATGTATAGTCTTCACCTCTGATTTCTTCATGTTATTTTCAAAGTTAGTCTGTCCTGTTCTCAGTGCTCCTTTCGGAGGCCAGCGTGGAGCTGACGTTGGAAGGCGGAGGGGTGCTGGCTGGTAGCCGGGGGGTGCCCGAGGGCTTGTGGTAGTCCAATCGCACCTCATCCAGGGGAGCACGGTCTTCGGCCCCGTCCCTGCCCTCCAGTTTCTGCTCCATGGTGGCCACCAGGATCTTGAGCCACGTGTTCTCGGTGAGGAGGTTCTCCGAGGCGTCGGCCAGCTCCTGGAGCTTGCGGGCCACCTCCTCAAGCTCCCGGGTTTTCTGCTCGTACAGGGCCTGCAGCTGCTCGCTGTGCAGCTGGAGCAGGCTGTGCTGCCTCTCCAGCGTGTGCTGCTGCCGCCGCAGCTGCTGCTCATCCCTACGCGCGCTCGAGAGCCGGGCCTCCACCTGCCCCTGCGCCTGCTGCAGGGCGCTGATCTCCGCCCTCAGCTTCTGGATCTCTCTCTCCAGATGGGAGATGTGCCCCTGCTGCAGGACGGCCTCTCTCTGAAGACACTCTTTGGTAGGAGGGTTAACCAAGTTCTGGGGGGCAGAAGCAGGGTCTGAGTGATGCAAAATGAACCTCAGCAGATTTGGAAGGGTGATGGGAAGGTCTTCGGGGTATTTCACACTTAGGTCCTTtctggagagaaagggaaaggagtcAAAGATAAGAGAGTCACACCAACATTCTTAGTCCAAAACCAGACTGCCGCCGAAGGTCAAGCTGCTTATTTCCTACCAAAAGGAAGTCAGCATGGAAAATGTCATCTGGCAAAAAAATTTCTACAAAGCTGAGGATGTCCCATATGCTGCTTCTGTAATTAAGGTGGTTTATCTCAAAGGTGTGTCTGTTCCTGAGGACAAAGAGCTCAGTTTCTGTTCACAACCTTCCAAGAAAGATAAGAACTCGGGGCAGAGCGGCCTCCCTGTGCTCTCAGACGCCCAGTGGCGCGTCAGGAAGGGTGTCCGGGGGCAGGACTGCCACCCATGTCACTATTGTGGCCATCGACAATGCTTGACGAGATAGGAAAAACCTCCAACACTCAGCCTGGCtcttcagcaagcatttattacACATTATCCGAGGCAAGAGTTCTCAACTGGGGTAACTGtaccctcccttccccaggggACACTGGGCAACATCTGGAGACACATTTTATTGTCACGATGGTGGAGGTGCTACTGGAGCCCCACCCTTGACAAACAGACCAAGGGGCTCTGAGGAATTAAGGTTGCCGGGCCCTGAGAGCAGAGAATAAGGAAGGAGGGTGACATATGAAGGGGATTTTCCCCAAAGCTTTGCTGCAAGTCCTGATGTACAAATTTCCTTTTTAGAACTTGTCATCCAATTGTCTGATGACCAAAATTTCTACCACAGATACATTTACCTGTGTATACACCACCTGGCTGCAATAAATCCAAACCAGCAGCTTTAGCATGAGGGGGGCAGACACCATCCAGTGTTAAAGGAGTGGAGGTGAAGGGCACGACTCCGGGGCCCACCCGCCTCTGGGGCCTCACAGGACTCCTCTGTGGCCTGCACTGCCTTGTCTGTAAAGGGGGGAATATGAGTCTCATCTACCTCAGAGGACTGCTGTAAGGACTGCATGAGTTACCTGAAGGCTCAGGGAATGttagcttgaaaaaaaaaaaaaccaaccacatTGTTCCTTAGAGAAACTGACCAGAAATCCCTCATTAAGAGCTTGCACACCCTCTCCACACACAAAGCCAGTGGCCAAACACCTAAGAAAAGACAAAAGGTGTTCTATCAAAGAGTAGCCCTTTCCctatgaaataaaaatcacaggGAAATTAAAGTCAGGTATGTcccattttatatgtttatggaAACTTTCAGGTAAATGGaacaatttttaaactttggGGGTAAGTATATAACCACGTTTTCCTTTAAAGCATCGTTTTCTTAACATGTACGCTTTCTCCAAGTGGGGCCTCCCAGTCATTCAACTGACAACTAAGAACATCCTGGCCCCTGTGAAGTGTGGGTGAGGATGGACAAGCAGAGGCTGGATCCACCCCTAAGTTCTGCAACACAACCTGGTCTTCTAGGACAGAGCAAATGTGAATCATCCCCAGCAAAGAGCTTAGTGCGTGTATCTGGAGACATTTATAGGACAGAAAACGATACTGGTAAACATGCTATTTTAGAGTTTCTGGAGCAATCTCCATGAACCTACCTGATGGGTGTGCTAAAATGCTTTCAAACTTCTTAGAAGTAGCAAGGATACAGAGCGTCAACAAACTGCTTCCAAAATGGTAATCATTTTGAAAGTGTAGTGGTAAAAGGTCCCACTGTTTATTTGACTCTGGTCTAAGTTCACCAGGAGTATGTGTACGCACCTCTAGCGTGTAAAAGGCTAAATACAAGTTGACCAATGGGGTATAAGTTATCTGCTCCAAAGAGGGGCTATAATACTGAGGGAGGGTGGGCTGCTCCTCTAAAGAAGTGAGGTTCTTCCCCAGGGGACACATCAGAATGAACCCCCCACCCACTTCTGATCTCCTGGCCCAGGGCCGGGCCAGAGCACCTGCATTTTGGAACGTCACACAGAGTGGGAGAAGAAGAGTGGTTCTAAGGTGCCCCTGCACAAGAAGGCAGCCTTGCTGGGAGCAGGAGGTAGTCCAGGCTGTGCACTGTGGCAGAGGACAAGCTCCTTCCTATGGTTTCTTTCATGATCATAAAATACAAACAACGTGCT comes from the Delphinus delphis chromosome 15, mDelDel1.2, whole genome shotgun sequence genome and includes:
- the SNN gene encoding stannin, which encodes MSIMDHSPTTGVVTVIVILIAIAALGALILGCWCYLRLQRISQSEDEESIVGDGETKEPFLLVQYSAKGPCVERKAKLTPNGPEVHG